A window of the Candida orthopsilosis Co 90-125, chromosome 1 draft sequence genome harbors these coding sequences:
- a CDS encoding Rps23a ribosomal protein → MGKGKPRGLNSARKLRVHRRNNRWADQAYKARLLGTAFKSSPFGGSSHAKGIVLEKIGVESKQPNSAIRKCVRVQLIKNGKRVTAFVPNDGCLNFVDENDEVLLAGFGRRGKAKGDIPGVRFKVVKVSGVSLLALWKEKKEKPRS, encoded by the coding sequence ATGGGAAAAGGTAAGCCAAGAGGACTTAACTCAGCTAGAAAATTAAGAGTTCACAGAAGAAACAACAGATGGGCCGATCAAGCTTATAAGGCTAGATTGTTGGGAACcgctttcaaatcatccCCATTCGGAGGTTCATCTCACGCCAAGGGAATTgtattggaaaagattggTGTTGAATCTAAACAACCAAACTCCGCTATTAGAAAATGTGTCAGAGTCCAATTAATCAAGAACGGTAAAAGAGTTACCGCTTTCGTTCCTAATGATGGTTGTTTGaactttgttgatgaaaatgacgAAGTCTTATTGGCTGGTTTCGGTAGAAGAGGTAAGGCAAAGGGTGATATTCCAGGTGTTAGATTCAAGGTCGTTAAAGTTTCAGGTGTCTCTTTGTTAGCCTTGtggaaagaaaagaaggaaaagcCAAGATCGTAG
- a CDS encoding Ubp12 protein (S. cerevisiae homolog UBP12 localizes to cytoplasm, nucleus), with product MPDEEHQEITSYNTIQEKEEESLSSSTSSIKSTPLESPVDVNVVSNGETNADNGEELQKDLESRRQLIKTLLADQEWQEGDDCYVIPKPFIDSFFNTSATSIDDLRNKIGPIDFHTILDNSGYLFSAENEPVPTLGVSQNIFQHFSHWFGVLGQPVERSFIINPVTGVVEIERWPLECFVHYIGKKTHQPTYFRNGYSRHSNHHDVENERPAFLSVSRGKTFLYLLELIKDHILKAPRRSIDDFRLWFVTDPKQDELPFLITATNFAYKISSKNVVPPTIFNRTLMSEGVNGGFYHLVIEYKEKSNLQFPIDAFVQSHVNTEDNKEKAGGHMGLSNLGNTCYMNSALQCLLHVPEINQYFFHNIYQKELNVDNPLGYNGDVANAFGSLLKQAFDPAKTSSSMSPRDFKYTIGRYSSMFSGYLQQDSQELLSWLLDALHEDLNRIQKKPYCEKPELKDDEVDDKEAIARLSETCWNQHKQRNDSVITDLFTGLYESILVCPDCGKTSITFDPFNDLTLPLPINKKWYHTFTIVDFSGKLPNRIMKLEVELKTTSNYDDLVNYLSNFLSVATGDLFLYEVFQHGIYADFQKNRIKNKFLPITEIIKDGDDVVVYIIPHDSEIDVIIPVFNVVENEDTSYRMENYFGVPLFITLTKDQLNSFGCIRQKLLEAASILTYVDVVGEYEKIKQSNENYTEKKFYNKSDFTLIAEDDGKAENEYDSDVSLANPYVDADFGFKIKYIYDSEIPSSQKSRFSFNSNSYASATTIHVPLHKPAISSYKLLSGELPQLKRQYYHSQQCNDKPMDEVLIEDGNLVEEEEDDDEKHAVDDYLVSRSNTPQVIPLGRDEWSDSNDAVVSIDEQIQSGGKSESDASNTLEQDLRPTLPPRNQQYSQLILSDTESEGMLGSGSFMPPQASSVCPDSTKPSNINSPLETNFDEEVHTTLVSRNSVLLCDWDKEVYLKLFGDSSLTSWESIPELKNQQLAENKARFERQRKSKVTLADCLKSFSTPEVLGEHDLWYCPSCNDHKRATKSIQIWSTGDILTIHLKRFHSARAFSDKIDIVVDFPIEGLDIAPYVANPTLQEKDCIYDLIAVDNHYGGLGGGHYTASVKNFKDDKWYYFNDSRVTEINNPEELVSSAAYLLFYRRKRPANEPLGGDGLRDILRKGEEEYKSKAIEKQEALTNLSGSINKYHSALRFNQSQDGEVDYESELSNVEVVDEKSSSDEDEVSKRVRRQRVLSKDGDDSACPLRHSNSKRQKMNSSAPEDADISSQSSDSNGDAAQEEVKVEESKINN from the coding sequence ATGCCTGATGAGGAACATCAAGAGATTACAAGTTACAACACCATACaggaaaaggaagaagaatctTTGTCATCGTCAACTAGTTCCATTAAATCTACACCATTAGAATCTCCAGTTGATGTCAATGTGGTGTCAAATGGGGAAACCAATGCAGACAACGGTGAggaattgcaaaaagaCTTAGAAAGCAGGCGCCAGTTGATTAAAACCCTATTGGCAGATCAAGAGTGGCAAGAAGGTGACGATTGTTATGTAATTCCAAAACCGTtcattgattcatttttcaacacatcagcaacttcaattgatgatttgcGAAACAAGATTGGTCCTATTGATTTTCACACTATACTTGACAACTCAGGGTACCTTTTCTCAGCAGAAAATGAGCCAGTACCAACACTTGGCGTATCACAAAACATTTTTCAGCACTTTTCACATTGGTTTGGTGTATTAGGCCAACCCGTCGAAAGATCATTCATTATAAATCCCGTAACAGGCGTTgtggaaattgaaagatggCCGCTTGAATGTTTTGTTCATTACATTGGCAAAAAAACGCATCAACCAACCTACTTTAGAAATGGATATTCAAGACACAGTAACCATCATGATGTGGAAAATGAACGACCAGCTTTTCTTTCAGTTTCAAGAGGCAAGACATTTTTGTACTTACTTGAGTTAATCAAAGACCACATTTTGAAGGCACCAAGAAGATcgattgatgattttagATTATGGTTTGTCACCGATCCCAAGCAAGATGAATTGCCTTTTTTGATAACAGCAACAAACTTTGCCTATAAAATATCTAGCAAGAATGTGGTACCCCCAACGATTTTCAATCGCACATTGATGTCAGAAGGTGTGAATGGTGGGTTTTACCACTTGGTTATCGAGTACAAGGAAAAAAGCAATCTCCAATTCCCGATTGATGCATTTGTTCAGTCACATGTCAATACAGAAGACAATAAGGAGAAAGCAGGTGGTCACATGGGACTATCTAACCTTGGAAACACTTGCTATATGAACTCAGCGTTACAATGTTTGCTTCATGTGCCCGAAATTAACCAATACTTCTTCCACaatatttatcaaaaagaattgaacGTGGATAATCCGCTTGGATATAATGGAGATGTTGCTAATGCTTTTGGATCCTTGTTGAAGCAAGCTTTTGACCCGGCAAAGACTTCGTCGAGCATGTCGCCGCGTGATTTTAAATACACGATAGGTAGATACAGCTCCATGTTTTCAGGATATCTACAACAAGACTCGCAAGAGTTGTTGAGTTGGTTGTTAGATGCGTTACACGAGGACTTGAATCGTATTCAAAAGAAACCGTATTGTGAGAAACCAGAGTTGAAGGATGACGAAGTCGATGATAAAGAAGCCATAGCTAGGTTATCGGAAACATGTTGGAATCAGCACAAGCAGAGAAATGATTCAGTAATAACCGACTTATTCACTGGTTTGTATGAGTCGATATTGGTATGTCCTGATTGTGGCAAGACATCGATAACATTTGATCCATTTAACGATTTAACATTACCGTTGCCAATCAATAAAAAGTGGTATCACACATTTACCATTGTTGACTTTTCTGGGAAACTTCCAAATAGGATTATGAAACTTGAAGTGGAGTTGAAAACGACCTCCAattatgatgatttggttaattatttgtcaaatttccTCAGTGTTGCCACGGGTGATCTATTCTTGTACGAAGTGTTCCAACACGGTATATATGCTGACTTCCAAAAGAATCGAATCAAGAACAAGTTTTTGCCAATAACTGAGATTATCAAggatggtgatgatgtgGTTGTTTATATTATCCCCCATGATTCAGAAATTGACGTCATTATACCCGTGTTTAATGTGgtggaaaatgaagataCTCTGTACCGAATGGAGAATTACTTTGGGGTCCCATTGTTTATCACTCTTACAAAAGATCAACTCAACAGTTTTGGTTGTATTAGGCAAAAATTATTGGAGGCTGCTTCTATTTTGACATATGTGGATGTTGTTGGCGAATATGAAAAGATTAAGCAAAGCAATGAGAATTACACCGAAAAGAAGTTTTATAACAAGCTGGATTTTACATTGATTGCCGAGGATGATGGGAAGGCAGAAAATGAATACGATAGTGATGTGTCCTTGGCCAACCCATACGTTGATGCCGATTTTGGATTTAAGATAAAGTACATTTACGATAGTGAGATACCAAGCAGCCAAAAGTCTCgtttcagtttcaattccaatagTTATGCATCAGCGACAACGATTCATGTACCTTTGCACAAACCAGCAATTAGTAGCTATAAGCTATTGTCAGGCGAATTGcctcaattgaaaagacaGTACTATCACTCGCAGCAGTGTAATGATAAGCCAATGGATGAGGTCCTAATAGAAGATGGAAATTTggtagaagaagaagaagatgatgatgagaagCACGCAGTAGACGACTACTTAGTTCTGCGTTCAAATACACCGCAGGTCATACCATTGGGAAGGGATGAATGGAGTGATTCCAACGACGCAGTAGTATCAATTGACGAGCAGATACAGAGTGGAGGTAAGCTGGAACTGGATGCCAGCAACACACTCGAGCAAGATTTACGACCAACTTTACCACCACgtaatcaacaatattcTCAGCTAATATTGTCGGATACTGAAAGTGAAGGAATGCTTGGTTCAGGCTCATTTATGCCACCGCAAGCTTCAAGTGTGTGTCCTGATTCTACAAAGCCTTCGAATATCAATTCCCCCTTGGAGACAAACTTTGACGAAGAGGTCCATACCACGTTGGTGAGTAGAAATTCAGTGTTATTATGTGATTGGGATAAGGAGGTTTATTTAAAATTATTTGGCGATTCCTCATTAACCAGTTGGGAATCCATACCGGAACTTAAGAACCAACAATTGGCTGAAAATAAGGCGAGGTTTGAACGTCAACGGAAAAGCAAGGTTACATTGGCCGATTGCTTGAAGAGTTTTAGCACTCCAGAAGTGCTTGGTGAGCATGATTTATGGTACTGTCCTAGCTGTAATGACCATAAGCGAGCTACAAAATCGATTCAAATCTGGTCGACTGGGGATATCTTAAcaattcatttgaaaagatttcaCAGCGCTCGTGCATTTAGtgacaaaattgatattgttgttgattttccaattgaagGATTAGATATTGCGCCATATGTGGCTAATCCGACTCTACAGGAAAAGGATTGTATTTACGATTTGATTGCAGTTGATAATCATTATGGAGGATTGGGCGGTGGTCACTATACTGCATCGGTAAAGAATTTCAAGGATGATAAATGGTACTATTTCAATGATAGTAGAGTCACTGAGATTAACAACCCAGAGGAGCTTGTATCTAGTGCTGCCTATTTACTTTTTTACCGCCGAAAAAGACCCGCTAATGAACCATTGGGCGGTGATGGTTTACGTGATATTCTTCGAAAGGGAGAAGAGGAGTATAAATCAAAGGCTATCGAAAAGCAGGAAGCTTTGACCAATTTACTGGGCCTGATAAACAAGTACCACTCAGCATTGCGATTTAATCAGAGTCAAGATGGAGAAGTTGACTATGAGAGTGAATTGtcaaatgttgaagttgtagATGAAAAAAGTAGCAGCgacgaagatgaagtttcaaaaagagTCAGAAGACAGAGAGTATTACTGAAGGATGGTGATGATAGTGCGTGTCCATTGCGTCATAGCAACAGCAAACGGCAGAAAATGAATTCGAGTGCCCCTGAAGATGCCGATATACTGTCTCAAAGTTCAGATTCGAATGGAGATGCGGCTCAAGAGGAAGTTAAAGTGGAAGAAAGTAAGATAaataattga